From the genome of Tachysurus fulvidraco isolate hzauxx_2018 chromosome 14, HZAU_PFXX_2.0, whole genome shotgun sequence:
ctctctctctaacGAGACCTGATAATGATGAAAATTTTTGTCCAGCAGGCGTTATATAGATTCCATTTATAGTGTTTTGATTCAGCCTTGAGGGTTTGGAGAGCTCTGCTACCTTTGTGACAAAACTCCACCAGGAGTGTCGGGCTCTGACTGCTGTGCTTAGGATTTTGGTTGTTTACTGTTTATCACACAGTTTAATGAAAGTGACATCCACATATTTGTTTCAATCATATTTACAGAACAGCCCTGCAAAATATTGAGAAATACAGAACTGTATGATTTATGTAggatgtataaaaaataatgggGCAGGAGAGATTACAGTGCAGTGTTTCTGATGAAAATAAGATGGATGTCATTGTTTAAAActgaattttttaataaaaatttactCTAACATcaatatctgtgtgtctgactgtggtTCTCAAGCGGATGCAGTCATGCAAGTCATTGGCAGGATTTTAGACTTTTTGATATTAATGTctatatacatgtgtgtttgtgttttatatataaaatgtatgtattaaaaaatgaatcagATCAATCGTGCTTGGTCCTGCAAACACTCTTGAATAATCCCACTACTCTTATTTGCATTTGTCCACTATATTTTTGAATAAACTTTGGTTCTGTTTCCTAAAAGGAAACTAAATTAAGTAATATAAACTACAATGGCCATGACCCTGATGAGGACAAAAGTTACTGAAAACAAATGCATAAATTCTGTGCGTCACCTTGTGCTGCAATTCATCACCTATAAACATGGCCTTTTATTGTTCTGTGAGCATCATGTGACTGACCACTCACAGCTGCaaggcatgtggtagcctagtggttaaggtgttgggctaccaataggaaggttgtgagttcaatcccatgtccaccaagctgacaaTGTTGGGCTCtttagcaaggccctcaaccctcagttgtatatatatataaaaaaaaaactaatgtaaGTCGCTGTGGATAaaggcttctgccaaatgctggaaatgtaaacgTAAGTAAAAATTGCCCATTCCGATGAATTATTAGGTCCCATGCTGGGGTGGTAAATTTATCTTGTGTACCATTTAagaggtgatctttcacccagtaTGTGGACACTTATTAATACTTGTTGAACACTACATTCTAGAATTTGTGGCTGTAAAGATCAACCCATTCGACCACAAGACCGTTAGTTAAGTCGGGTAAGTTCATCCCAATGGTTTTCACTCAGGTTCAGGTCAATGCTCTGTGATGGCCACTCGATTTCTTCTACATAATCCTTGACAAACACTAAAGTCATAAAATGTCCATAAAACATGCTTTGTGCTTGTTTGAACTGTCATGCTGGAGCAGGGTCAGGTTAAGCCCTGTAGCAAAGATTATTGTAAAAGGTGCAGCATGTATTTGGCACCAGTTTGGGGAAACCCTTCATTTGGCGGAGGTCAAGGGTCATGCTTGAGGGTAACAACCCAGTGACAAGGAAGGGTGTAGTTTACTACCCCAGTTCCAAAGTGCATCTCTAACAGCCATCAGGAGAGATGGACAGTCTCTCAAAGCAGCAATAACACACCAATACTACATCCTCTGCCAAGCCACTAGCACACGGCGTGACATTCCGCCATGAAGCAAACGTGAAAGCATGATGTGTAACGCGCATGCGCACTGCGAGGACGCTTCCTCAGGTCGATGTTGGAGCAGAAATGGCGGCGCTCCGGCTGTTTGTGTGGCGGTCTACCGGCAGAGCTTTACTCCACTCAAAACAACCAGCTCGGTTTTCTCGAGTGAGTCAAGTgatttaaacaaacagataacAATTTGGGGAAAGTATGGAGGCTTAGCTTTACTATTTAGGGTTACTAACGAGCTCAGTCAGACAACACAAGGTCACATTAGTGATATTTTACTCACCTTGTCCTTGTCGCCAAATATAGGTTTATGTTGCTTGTAGGATTTAAATTCGACCACATTTACTGACCTTCTCGCTTCagtttggtttttatttaatgtgtcaATAACGTGTGCAGTATGTCTGAGTCTGTCCTGTTCCATAGGAGACTCTgacatgttcatgtgtgtgtcgtTTATTAGCTGAAGTGGTTTGTGTTGAGGTTGCTTCACTTTGTGCTCgtgctgttttattaaaaacctgGCAACTGTTTTATATTACACTATAATAGAAGACTGATCTGTGCACcttaataatagcaataaccACCAGATCATTAACATAAATCTAACCTTCCTGAGTCAGGTGTTGAAGACCTACAGAATTTGACCATGTTATATCACACTAACATATAAACCTCCTTTCTGTGAACCTCCAGAATTGCTGGATTGTTTGGCCTGCAAGCTGTCAAGCCTTGACCTTCACTTAACTTATAAGAAAAGTGCATTAAAACTCAGTTTGCGTTAGTATCCTAACGAGACGTTATGAATCGTTTTAAATAAAGGATGGTGTGTTTCTCAAAGGGTAACAGATCCAGGGTCTGTAGTTTAAACCAGAGTTTGGTTTactggttgtgttgtgttcccaggtttcctccaggtgtgtgtgtatacgtgcaCGGTGCCTTGCGATAAAGCGCCATCCCACCTCATGTACATGGTTCCCATGATAAGATCCACCGGGAATCTGACTGTTATAAAGCAGTTTCTgaaggtgaatgaatgaatgctaacTCCATTTCTGTTTGATTTTTAGGCAAATATATCCTTTGCCAGTCTGTCAAATGGGAAGAAAGCAGCGATCTCTACCCTGGGTGTGTTGACTGCAGGAGGAGCCGGACTTGCTCTGATTTTACATCAGTCTGTGAAAGCCTCTGACTTAGAGCTACATGCGCCATCTTATCCATGGAGCCATGGTGGCATGCTTTCTGCTTTAGACCATGCCAGGTGCACTTACACTTTCTCTAACTGCATTATGATGTTATTATGACAGCCATATTTTATTGAAATGCTTCTGTGTCTTCACAGCATACGGCGTGGCTATCAGGTGTACAAGCAGGTGTGTTCAGCCTGCCATAGTATGGAGTACCTTGCCTTCCGAAATCTCGTGGGTGTTTCACACACAGAGGATGAGGCCAAGGCCCTCGCTGAGGAGGTGGGTTTATAAGGGTGTTTCTGAGGTTTATATTTGACTGTAAAAGGGTCATTGTATTTTAACATCTGTTTATTTAGTTTGAGAGACATCACTAAATGCTGTGAACAACTCCCTTTCTTCCTCTCACCTCACAGATCGAGGTAGTAGATGGTCCAGATGAATCAGGAGAGATGTTCACTCGTCCTGGGAAGCTGTCTGATTATTTCCCAAAGCCGTATGCCAGCCCGGAAGCTGCCCGTGCCGCTAACAATGGAGCTCTGCCTCCTGACCTTAGCTACATTGTTAATGCCAGGTAACACTGGAGCTTAATTTACTTAGTGAACGAAGTCATGTCTTTGCATATACAGTCATCACAATGCTGTAATTCAAGTTAAAATTGTGAACAATAACTGGAGTTATCTAGTAGAGAACGAGAATGTGTAGTAGTAGGCCCACATTCCTGACCtcatgacatatatatatatatatataaaaatatataagtgTAAAGATGACTTACTGCCTTAGGCATGTCCTCTGCTCTGTTTTTACACTTCACTTCTGTATTCAAACCTTAGTCACATTCAGCAGACCTTTTGCACTTAtcatttgcagtgcattaacGTGAAATGCTGTATGATgcggcaagaaaaaaaattttaattcttAATGCGGGGTAGCCTTCTTATGCACTTAAGAAGCCTAATGTGCTCCCCATGTCTCTCACTCCTATGCCACTGATTGCTTGCTATAAATAGAAGCAACTTGCATCATCAGTGAAGCATGAtgtctttttttgtaaaaaaaaaaaaaaaaaaagcatgtaaaaagaaaatagagTTCATGGTCACACGCTCAGGCATTTGTTCtgacaatgtgaattgtgtctgttttttttatgtatgaaAGTTAGTAATGTGAATGTGCATTGCAGGCATGGTGGTGAGGACTATATTTTCTCGCTGTTGACTGGTTACTGTGATCCCCCTGCTGGTGTGTCTATGAGGGAGGGACTCTACTACAATCCCTACTTTCCTGGCCAGGCCATCGGCATGGCTCCACCCATCTATAATGAGGTCTTAGAGTATGAGGATGGTGAGTTTTCTACAAGCAAGAATAAAAAACCTACACATGATGCTCAGAGCGAACTTCTAGCCAAAGGAATGGTCCAAGTTTGGGTCACTGCCAAGCTTAATCTAGGGAGTAAAGACAAAGTAAATCCTCATTACCATTAATCTAAGGGGGAAATCATCTGTTTAAATTCTATACTGTTTCTTCTAATAATGCAACAGCTAAAGCAATGCTGTGTGATTTATACTTCAATCTTAACCTTGCTCTGTGTATATCTGCTGTTATTGTTGAGCAAATTAGTGTGGTAGATGTATGGCAGATGAATGGAGGTCTAAAAAGTGTAGATGATGTCATTTTTTATGTATGACAGGAGAATTTCTCTAACTGAAAGGGCTTTTGTCCTGTTACAGGCACACCAGCCACAATGAGCCAGGTGGCTAAAGATGTGTGTACTTTCTTGCGCTGGGCAGCTGAACCAGAACATGACCAGCGGAAAAAAATGGGCCTTAAGGTAATGCGTGATGCCTTGACCCCCTTTAATGTACACTTTAAAGTAGGGAATTAACACTGCTTAAAAACTAATTTCCATACTTGATCGTTTCCTCTGAAGTATTTGTAATGTACAGGCAACTCCACAATTACTTAATGTTGTTAATATTACTATCAATAACCATTCATATTAGTTTTAATagattatgtatatatatatattgaaagATCCTCTATGAAAATTCAGCAGGGCAacaattatttcataaataaaaaaaaaagctattgtgttttcttttgagGAAAAATActatttaacatttcttttttattaaaggaATGGTTTCTTTAGTTGTTTCAGTTGAAGACTTCATAttgaatttattataatttttgcCCTCTCTTGAAAGGGACCAATAATTTTGAAGAGTACTGTTTCACTGCTGAAGTTCAgagtaacatttttttattttatctaaacTGTGTAGAATTGGGTTTCCTTCTAACCATATTTCTATCTATTTCAGTTGCTTATGGGCGCAGCAATCATTCTGCCACTGGTGTATTATCTGAAGAGGCACCGGTGGTCCGTACTTAAGAGCAGGAAGATTGCCTACAGGCCACCAAAATAAACATGAACCTGGATCAAGTCAATCAAGAATTTGCATCCACTCGGTCATCCGCTTTGTATAAAGGGACATTCCACTTTTTACAAAGGGAACGATTTCGAACATTTTAAACTCGGAGGCTAAAGGCTATCTATCAACAGTCGAATTATGGTTCAGCATGAGCTGATAGACCAGGCTAGCCAGATATGATATACACATGTCTGTGTTAATATGTATTATCTAGGTGTGAATCCAATAAACTGTATTTTACAAGTGTTCAAGTGTGTACactttgttttgaattttaGAACAATGGGTAGATCAATTCTTCCTGTCCCTttgatacaataaaatataaggtCTCTTGTTCATGCACTCAAAAAGTGTATAATGTCTGAGGGTGTGTAATAATGCAAATTGTTCTGTATCTGAATATGGAAACTGAGCGCGTGCACCACGTCCTCACGttatatacaatacatacaataggTATgagatttataaacacacacaaacacatacatacacattcacacacgttttgtgaaataaataatcaaaatgatatttagttattttagttatttaagaGTAGGTagggagggaggaggaaacAAACCCCCTGTAAAGTAAGGCTGTCCCAATTTATAGGAAGCGGATGTGTCAAGTTTAGCGGAAGTGGTACAGCCCAGAGACAGTGAAGAACG
Proteins encoded in this window:
- the LOC113656062 gene encoding cytochrome c1, heme protein, mitochondrial-like, with translation MRTARTLPQVDVGAEMAALRLFVWRSTGRALLHSKQPARFSRANISFASLSNGKKAAISTLGVLTAGGAGLALILHQSVKASDLELHAPSYPWSHGGMLSALDHASIRRGYQVYKQVCSACHSMEYLAFRNLVGVSHTEDEAKALAEEIEVVDGPDESGEMFTRPGKLSDYFPKPYASPEAARAANNGALPPDLSYIVNARHGGEDYIFSLLTGYCDPPAGVSMREGLYYNPYFPGQAIGMAPPIYNEVLEYEDGTPATMSQVAKDVCTFLRWAAEPEHDQRKKMGLKLLMGAAIILPLVYYLKRHRWSVLKSRKIAYRPPK